From Desulfonatronum thioautotrophicum, the proteins below share one genomic window:
- a CDS encoding zinc metalloprotease HtpX yields the protein MLSRGVDHSVWTRHHTHNRQQALLLLAAMTGFLGLLGYILLGQKGLWLMAIAAIVPLLLTPSGSPRLVLRLYNARQLSPAEAPALFGVAHELARRARLPTPPELFLIPSTMLNAFAVGHRDTSAIAVTHGLLTTLHPREIVGVLAHEISHVANNDLQVMGLADLITRMASILSLIGQFFLLLNLPLILMAEAHVNWWAVALLVFAPQIMLLAQLGLSRTREFAADIQAVQLTNDPEALASALSKIEHRQQSLFRRLWPGLGLPHPSWLRTHPATEERIQRLLSLRPAASDNREQILAAHFPSKSFPRHPAPPRYHWTKGLWY from the coding sequence ATGCTTTCCCGCGGTGTTGACCATTCGGTCTGGACACGCCACCACACGCACAATCGCCAGCAAGCACTCCTGCTTCTCGCCGCCATGACCGGATTTCTCGGTCTTTTAGGCTATATCCTGCTGGGACAGAAAGGTTTGTGGCTGATGGCGATCGCCGCTATCGTCCCCCTGCTCCTGACTCCATCGGGATCACCGCGACTGGTCCTGCGGCTGTACAATGCCCGGCAACTCTCCCCGGCCGAGGCCCCGGCCCTGTTTGGCGTGGCCCACGAACTCGCCCGCCGCGCCCGGCTTCCCACCCCACCGGAGCTGTTTTTGATCCCGAGTACAATGCTTAATGCGTTTGCCGTGGGCCATCGGGACACATCGGCCATTGCCGTGACCCATGGCCTGCTGACAACCCTGCACCCGCGGGAGATTGTCGGCGTCTTGGCCCATGAGATCAGCCATGTGGCCAACAATGACTTGCAGGTCATGGGCCTGGCCGACCTGATTACCCGAATGGCCAGTATCCTCTCACTCATCGGCCAGTTTTTTCTGCTCCTGAATCTCCCGCTGATTCTCATGGCCGAGGCCCACGTCAATTGGTGGGCCGTGGCCTTGTTGGTCTTTGCCCCGCAGATAATGCTTCTGGCACAGCTTGGACTCTCCCGCACCCGAGAATTCGCCGCGGACATCCAGGCCGTGCAGTTGACAAATGACCCGGAGGCTCTGGCCAGTGCCTTGTCCAAGATCGAACACCGGCAGCAATCGCTGTTTCGTCGACTTTGGCCTGGACTTGGACTGCCCCATCCCTCCTGGCTGCGCACCCATCCCGCGACAGAGGAGCGGATACAACGTCTGCTCTCATTGCGACCCGCCGCCTCGGACAACCGCGAACAAATCCTGGCCGCGCATTTCCCTTCAAAATCCTTTCCAAGACATCCAGCACCGCCGCGGTATCATTGGACCAAAGGTCTCTGG
- a CDS encoding Fur family transcriptional regulator, whose product MLDARNQFFHFLSKKKLKFTAQRGLIFDVFWNTKDHVSPEELYNLVKQIDSHVGQATVYRTLKLLSDSGIAREVNFGDGVSRYEPTFGQAHHDHLICTSCGRSEEVVDHQIESLQEQLAKDHDFTLTGHKMYLFGLCPQCRGGGKR is encoded by the coding sequence ATGCTTGATGCCCGAAATCAGTTTTTCCATTTCTTGAGCAAGAAGAAACTCAAGTTCACAGCCCAACGTGGACTGATTTTTGATGTTTTCTGGAACACCAAGGACCATGTCTCCCCGGAAGAACTTTACAACCTGGTCAAGCAGATCGATTCACATGTCGGCCAAGCCACTGTCTATCGGACACTCAAACTGCTCTCCGATTCCGGGATCGCCCGGGAAGTCAATTTTGGGGACGGCGTCTCCCGCTACGAGCCGACCTTTGGCCAAGCCCATCATGATCATCTGATCTGCACCAGTTGCGGCCGCAGTGAAGAAGTTGTGGACCACCAGATTGAAAGCCTTCAGGAGCAGCTGGCCAAAGACCACGACTTCACCTTGACCGGCCATAAAATGTATCTATTCGGCCTTTGCCCCCAGTGTCGAGGTGGTGGAAAGAGATAG
- a CDS encoding DUF6485 family protein yields the protein MTKNSKCPRIRINTKFCTCTSQDCSKHGLCCECLHYHRQRRELPACYFTEEEERSYNRSIDFFVLRRTPK from the coding sequence ATGACCAAGAACAGCAAATGCCCCCGGATTCGCATCAATACCAAATTTTGTACCTGTACGTCCCAGGACTGCTCCAAGCATGGACTTTGCTGCGAATGTCTGCACTACCATCGCCAGCGCCGGGAATTGCCGGCGTGCTACTTCACTGAAGAAGAAGAGCGCTCCTATAATCGGAGCATCGATTTTTTCGTGCTTCGGCGCACACCAAAATAA
- a CDS encoding GAF domain-containing protein: protein MNSDLSPMDAMNQGCLNHLLGIVANSFDAYSAVLFLADDEGVLRMVAHFSLGDDLDQGIEVQAGKGLVGWILRNNQPLLVNNYELQTESLGYYSGKSESAVKSFMGCPLRDGQGIICVDSKKSYSFSAKDQKILHQFAEFIAKLQLDTCRQESSRQDFLYYQALQELQELRQRYPHWSAYLKHYLQILAGTTGIKHVALAARDEYGQNFFIEGWTDDFPINQRTKGEKYPFGSGLVGWVFKNEKPLFSVDAETSHTGVTLFAKDVIGSLALHTVICLPLNVHKRTRAVLILADEAPRDPGAEMRVFLRLVTEYLEFFLENLYLKNQLNRLRAQIAPQPAPDAAHGDDIPLPPR from the coding sequence ATGAACTCTGACCTGAGTCCCATGGATGCCATGAACCAGGGATGTTTGAACCATCTTCTCGGCATCGTCGCCAACTCGTTTGATGCCTATTCGGCAGTGCTCTTTCTGGCCGATGATGAGGGGGTGTTGCGGATGGTCGCCCACTTCAGCCTTGGTGACGACCTGGACCAAGGCATAGAGGTTCAGGCGGGAAAGGGGCTGGTGGGTTGGATTTTGCGCAACAATCAGCCACTTCTGGTGAATAACTACGAGCTGCAGACCGAGTCCCTGGGATACTATTCCGGCAAGAGCGAATCTGCCGTCAAGTCGTTCATGGGGTGCCCGCTCCGGGACGGACAGGGGATCATCTGCGTTGACAGCAAGAAAAGCTATTCGTTCAGTGCCAAAGACCAGAAGATTCTGCACCAGTTCGCGGAGTTCATCGCCAAACTGCAACTGGATACCTGCAGGCAGGAGAGCAGCCGGCAGGATTTTCTGTATTACCAGGCATTGCAAGAGCTGCAAGAACTGCGTCAACGCTATCCCCATTGGTCCGCCTACCTGAAGCATTACCTGCAGATTCTGGCCGGCACCACGGGAATCAAACATGTCGCCCTGGCCGCCAGGGATGAATACGGGCAAAACTTCTTTATTGAGGGGTGGACGGATGATTTTCCGATCAACCAGCGCACCAAGGGGGAAAAGTATCCTTTTGGCAGCGGGCTGGTGGGCTGGGTTTTCAAAAACGAGAAGCCGCTTTTCTCGGTTGACGCTGAAACCAGCCATACCGGGGTTACGCTTTTTGCCAAGGATGTTATTGGGTCCCTCGCTCTGCATACGGTGATCTGTCTGCCCCTGAACGTGCACAAGCGAACCAGGGCCGTGCTGATTCTCGCTGACGAGGCCCCTCGTGACCCAGGGGCGGAGATGCGGGTTTTTTTACGACTGGTCACCGAGTACCTGGAGTTTTTTCTGGAAAACCTCTATCTCAAGAACCAGCTGAACCGATTGCGTGCCCAGATTGCCCCGCAGCCGGCACCTGATGCCGCACACGGTGACGATATCCCCTTGCCACCACGTTGA